A part of Aquibium oceanicum genomic DNA contains:
- a CDS encoding ABC transporter permease — protein MTAAASPSEDRGHLLGFYVVAYIVFLYLPVALIPIFSFNDSIQAAFPLKGFTLQWYASLAGNAAIAGALVNSLVIALVAASVATLCGVTVAYLDVHGQTRFSALVSGLSRLPILIPGVIVGIALLILVNLIGLGPSRTAIVMGHVLVCLPTTVVIMRGRFAAIPKTIAEAASDLGAREFLVFRKAVLPLAWPAVGSAFTLAFLTSFDEFIVAFFLAGTEPTLPLYIWSQLRFPKSLPVVMALGTLILAVSVVLVTVAELLRRRQPRMAAGR, from the coding sequence GTGACCGCCGCGGCATCACCGAGCGAGGACAGGGGCCACCTGCTCGGCTTCTACGTCGTCGCGTACATCGTCTTCTTGTATCTGCCGGTGGCGCTGATCCCGATCTTCTCGTTCAACGATTCCATCCAGGCGGCATTCCCGCTGAAGGGTTTCACGCTGCAGTGGTACGCGTCTCTGGCCGGCAATGCGGCGATCGCCGGTGCGCTGGTCAACAGCCTCGTCATCGCCCTCGTCGCCGCATCCGTCGCCACGCTGTGCGGCGTCACAGTGGCGTATCTCGACGTGCACGGGCAGACGCGGTTCTCCGCGCTCGTCTCGGGTCTCTCGCGCCTGCCGATCCTCATCCCGGGGGTGATCGTGGGCATCGCGCTCCTGATCCTCGTCAACCTGATCGGCCTCGGGCCGTCGCGCACCGCCATCGTCATGGGTCACGTTCTGGTCTGCCTGCCGACGACGGTCGTCATCATGCGCGGCCGCTTCGCGGCCATCCCGAAGACCATCGCCGAGGCGGCTTCCGATCTCGGCGCGCGCGAGTTCCTCGTCTTCCGCAAGGCGGTCCTGCCGCTCGCCTGGCCGGCCGTCGGCTCAGCCTTCACCCTGGCTTTCCTCACCTCCTTCGATGAGTTCATCGTCGCCTTTTTCCTGGCCGGGACCGAGCCGACCCTGCCGCTCTACATCTGGAGCCAGCTGCGCTTTCCGAAATCGCTTCCCGTCGTCATGGCGCTCGGCACGCTGATCCTCGCCGTATCGGTCGTCCTCGTGACGGTCGCCGAGCTCCTGCGTCGCCGGCAGCCGCGAATGGCGGCCGGCAGATGA
- a CDS encoding ABC transporter substrate-binding protein, with the protein MATAFLPGPAMAQDKLQYFTWSGYELPEFNQSFLAAHPDGMEATMFGDDDDAFTKVKAGFRPDVAHPCYDKIARWNKEGLLQPIDTSRIENWDDIFPVFRDLPDLQAGDGKVWMVPWDWGNTSVLYRTDLIENPEQSWSLLWDKQYAGRMATIDAVHDTPLVAAILAGVNPFDMTADEMEKVADKLREQRPLLSSYTTDMTSVEQSLASGELVAAMTWNASAVALKKQGVAVEFMKPKEGMLTWACGYVLLKDAKNVDLAYDFINSRLEAASGKYLIEAYGYGSSTKTAFDEVSAETLTDLQLPADPQIMLKETVFTGPMKQNDDLAKMFEKVKAGG; encoded by the coding sequence ATGGCCACCGCCTTCCTGCCCGGCCCGGCCATGGCCCAGGACAAGCTGCAATACTTCACCTGGTCCGGCTACGAATTGCCGGAGTTCAACCAGAGCTTCCTCGCGGCCCACCCCGACGGCATGGAAGCGACCATGTTCGGCGACGACGACGACGCCTTCACCAAAGTCAAGGCCGGCTTTCGTCCCGACGTGGCGCATCCGTGCTACGACAAGATCGCGCGGTGGAACAAGGAAGGCCTGCTGCAACCGATCGACACTTCCCGCATCGAGAATTGGGACGACATCTTCCCGGTCTTCCGCGACCTGCCGGACCTCCAGGCGGGAGACGGCAAGGTCTGGATGGTTCCCTGGGACTGGGGCAACACCTCCGTCCTCTACCGGACCGACCTGATCGAGAACCCGGAACAGAGCTGGTCGCTGCTGTGGGACAAGCAGTATGCCGGCCGCATGGCGACCATCGACGCGGTGCACGACACGCCGCTCGTCGCGGCGATCCTCGCCGGCGTCAACCCGTTCGACATGACCGCCGACGAGATGGAGAAGGTCGCCGACAAGCTGCGCGAGCAGCGCCCGCTGCTGTCGAGCTACACGACCGACATGACCTCGGTCGAGCAATCGCTGGCGAGTGGCGAACTGGTCGCGGCCATGACCTGGAATGCCTCCGCGGTCGCCCTGAAGAAGCAGGGGGTGGCGGTCGAGTTCATGAAGCCGAAGGAAGGCATGCTCACCTGGGCCTGTGGCTATGTCCTGCTCAAGGATGCCAAGAACGTCGATCTCGCCTACGACTTCATCAACAGCCGCCTGGAGGCCGCCTCGGGCAAGTACCTGATCGAGGCCTACGGCTACGGCAGTTCGACCAAGACCGCGTTCGACGAGGTGTCGGCCGAGACGCTGACGGACCTGCAGCTGCCCGCCGATCCGCAGATCATGCTGAAGGAGACGGTGTTTACCGGACCGATGAAGCAGAACGACGACCTTGCGAAAATGTTCGAAAAGGTGAAGGCCGGCGGCTAA
- a CDS encoding helix-turn-helix domain-containing protein, which produces MAGEVEADRARTPSDLSKADIMVGRRVRALRFESGLSLAELAARTGISIGALSQIERGMSSLRVKVIWPLAAALNVEPSALISEGNDAASDIYCVRAASRRDLPVHSEGIRKQLLSPPGATLTGMTVEVEPGGGTAEAYAHSGHEFGLVMSGTVELVVDETTYILRQGDSFAFKSTLLHSFRNPGTERCVVLWVNTIKPSEVRDGS; this is translated from the coding sequence ATGGCGGGCGAAGTCGAGGCAGATCGGGCACGGACGCCGAGCGACCTGTCGAAGGCCGACATCATGGTTGGGCGGCGGGTGCGCGCGCTGAGGTTCGAGAGCGGCCTCTCGCTTGCCGAACTCGCCGCGCGGACGGGCATTTCGATCGGCGCGCTCAGCCAGATCGAGCGCGGCATGTCCTCGCTGCGCGTCAAGGTGATCTGGCCGCTCGCCGCCGCGCTGAACGTCGAGCCATCGGCGCTGATTTCGGAGGGCAACGACGCGGCCAGCGACATCTATTGCGTGCGCGCGGCGAGCCGTCGCGACCTGCCGGTCCATTCGGAAGGCATCCGCAAGCAGCTGCTTTCGCCTCCGGGCGCGACGCTGACGGGCATGACCGTCGAGGTGGAACCCGGCGGCGGCACGGCGGAAGCCTATGCCCATTCGGGCCACGAGTTCGGCCTCGTCATGAGCGGCACCGTGGAACTCGTCGTCGACGAGACGACCTACATCCTTCGGCAGGGCGACAGTTTCGCGTTCAAGAGCACGCTCCTGCATTCCTTTCGCAATCCCGGAACGGAACGGTGCGTCGTGCTGTGGGTCAATACAATAAAGCCATCCGAGGTGCGCGATGGGAGCTGA
- a CDS encoding ABC transporter ATP-binding protein has protein sequence MGADALLRLKGVSKTFANGGVGLAGIDLDIAEGEFLTLLGPSGCGKTTTLRVIAGFESPTAGQIRLGDRDITRLRPYDRPVNTVFQDYAIFPHMDVSENVGFGLAVRGMPAAEQRQRIATALDLVGLADKARSRVQALSGGQRQRVALARAIVCEPRVLLLDEPLSALDAHLREHMQVELKSLQSRLGTTFVMVTHDQTEALSISDRIVVMNQARIEQAATPAELYDNPATRFVASFIGTMNLLPATPRGRTGTMTAFDASGLAVEAALAGAAPSPVTVGIRPEDLVIEAEGAPPSVPATITGIVFHGRSLRIHADLASRQEVVLDVPRRDGGLHLGIGERIHVRLRSGARVSLLPA, from the coding sequence ATGGGAGCTGATGCGCTCCTGCGCCTGAAGGGTGTCAGCAAGACATTCGCCAATGGCGGCGTCGGTCTCGCCGGCATCGACCTCGACATCGCCGAGGGCGAGTTCCTCACCCTTCTGGGCCCTTCCGGCTGCGGCAAGACGACGACGTTGCGGGTGATCGCCGGCTTCGAGAGCCCGACGGCCGGACAGATCCGGCTCGGGGATCGCGACATCACGCGCCTTCGGCCGTACGATCGCCCGGTCAACACGGTCTTTCAGGACTACGCGATCTTCCCGCACATGGACGTGTCGGAGAACGTCGGTTTCGGCCTCGCCGTCCGCGGGATGCCCGCCGCGGAACAAAGACAGCGGATCGCCACCGCGCTCGATCTCGTCGGCCTCGCCGACAAGGCACGGTCGCGGGTTCAGGCGCTGTCGGGCGGCCAGCGCCAGCGCGTGGCGCTCGCACGGGCGATCGTCTGCGAACCCAGGGTGCTGTTGCTCGACGAGCCGCTTTCCGCACTCGACGCCCATCTGCGCGAACACATGCAGGTGGAGTTGAAGAGCCTGCAGTCGAGGCTCGGCACCACCTTCGTCATGGTCACGCACGACCAGACCGAGGCGCTTTCCATTTCTGACCGCATCGTCGTCATGAACCAGGCCCGCATCGAGCAGGCGGCCACCCCCGCCGAACTCTACGACAATCCCGCAACCCGCTTCGTCGCGAGCTTCATCGGCACGATGAACCTGCTGCCGGCCACGCCGCGGGGCAGGACCGGCACGATGACGGCGTTCGACGCATCGGGACTTGCCGTGGAAGCCGCGCTCGCCGGGGCGGCGCCATCGCCGGTTACCGTCGGCATACGGCCGGAGGATCTGGTCATCGAAGCCGAAGGCGCCCCGCCGTCCGTTCCCGCGACGATCACCGGCATCGTCTTCCATGGCAGGAGCCTGAGGATCCATGCCGACCTTGCCAGCCGCCAGGAAGTGGTGCTCGACGTGCCGCGCCGCGACGGCGGCTTGCATCTGGGCATCGGCGAGCGCATCCACGTGCGGCTGCGGTCGGGCGCCAGAGTCAGTCTCCTGCCGGCGTGA